One part of the Desulfonema ishimotonii genome encodes these proteins:
- a CDS encoding thermonuclease family protein, whose amino-acid sequence MEDKRFFYRAVVRSVYDGDTCTVDIDLGLGVWLHGEKLRLSRINAPELRGDERDAGLTSRDFLRKVILNREIRIQTVRDKKGKYGRFLADIWLFDEAQDKWLNVNDLLVEKGYAVYKDY is encoded by the coding sequence ATGGAAGATAAAAGATTTTTTTACAGGGCAGTGGTCCGATCCGTGTATGATGGCGATACCTGCACGGTCGATATTGACCTGGGGTTAGGCGTCTGGCTTCACGGAGAAAAACTGAGATTATCCAGAATAAACGCGCCGGAATTAAGGGGGGATGAAAGAGATGCCGGGCTTACGTCAAGGGATTTTCTGAGAAAGGTGATCCTGAACCGGGAAATCCGTATTCAGACCGTCAGGGACAAAAAGGGCAAGTACGGGCGATTCCTTGCCGACATCTGGCTGTTTGATGAGGCGCAGGATAAATGGCTGAATGTGAATGACCTGCTGGTTGAGAAAGGATATGCGGTGTATAAAGATTACTGA
- a CDS encoding indolepyruvate oxidoreductase subunit beta translates to MNPSIRQQIVISGVGGQGVLFVTRLLAEAAIAKGLPVFTSETHGMAQRGGTVISHLKVGDFASPLIRPGQADGLISLKAENVAQHGGFLKPEGWLVVNSAGNVPGDAAQFAVDADRLAGEIGNLRSVNLILLGAALSRTPNLFCTPDDVRTVVRQRLAGKPDMLASALKALEAGAGGE, encoded by the coding sequence ATGAATCCATCCATCAGACAGCAGATCGTTATCAGCGGCGTGGGCGGCCAGGGGGTGTTGTTTGTGACGCGGCTTCTGGCTGAGGCGGCCATTGCAAAGGGGTTACCGGTTTTTACCTCGGAGACCCACGGCATGGCCCAGCGGGGCGGCACCGTGATTTCCCACCTCAAAGTCGGGGATTTCGCCAGCCCGCTCATCCGGCCCGGACAGGCCGACGGGCTGATTTCTCTGAAGGCCGAGAACGTGGCCCAGCACGGCGGATTCCTGAAGCCGGAGGGGTGGCTGGTGGTCAACAGCGCAGGTAATGTGCCGGGTGACGCGGCGCAGTTCGCCGTTGACGCGGACCGGCTGGCCGGGGAGATCGGCAATCTCCGGTCCGTCAACCTGATTCTGCTGGGTGCGGCCCTGTCCCGCACGCCAAATCTGTTTTGCACCCCGGATGATGTCAGAACCGTTGTCCGCCAGCGGCTGGCGGGCAAGCCGGACATGCTGGCATCGGCATTGAAGGCACTGGAGGCCGGGGCAGGCGGAGAGTAG
- a CDS encoding winged helix-turn-helix domain-containing protein, with protein sequence MSIPDFQSVMLPLLKFLGDHQEHSLRETLDNLAIQFDLSENERRELLPSGKKAVFYDRVGWARTYLKKAGLLENTKRGYFRITKRGLTILDQNLLKIDVRFLCQIEEFLKFYKPNGKKNERHEK encoded by the coding sequence ATGTCAATACCGGACTTTCAATCTGTCATGCTGCCGCTTTTAAAATTTCTTGGCGATCATCAGGAACATTCTTTACGCGAAACACTTGATAACCTTGCCATTCAATTTGATTTATCGGAAAATGAAAGACGTGAATTGCTTCCCAGCGGAAAAAAGGCTGTTTTTTATGACCGTGTCGGTTGGGCAAGAACATATCTGAAAAAAGCAGGACTGCTTGAAAATACAAAAAGAGGATATTTCAGAATTACAAAACGGGGGTTAACTATTCTTGATCAGAATCTTCTGAAAATTGATGTCAGATTTTTATGTCAGATTGAAGAATTCTTAAAATTTTATAAACCGAATGGTAAAAAAAATGAGCGACATGAAAAATGA
- a CDS encoding TRAP transporter small permease yields MLNKLTFYVNRLLICIAGIFLVAMILLTCANIFLRTVWLPVRGTFELMGFFGAIVSAFALGYTQMTRGHIAVDILFRRFSNRTVGILSSLNNIICALFFGCVSWQLAQKGTTLMQTGETTETLRIIYYPFTYGVALGCAFLTLIFVADLIRTLSRKKEVRQ; encoded by the coding sequence ATGCTGAACAAACTGACTTTTTATGTGAACCGCCTGCTGATCTGTATCGCGGGCATTTTTCTGGTCGCCATGATCCTGCTGACCTGTGCCAACATCTTTCTGCGCACGGTCTGGCTCCCGGTCCGGGGCACATTCGAACTCATGGGATTTTTCGGGGCCATTGTGTCGGCCTTTGCCCTGGGCTATACCCAGATGACCCGCGGGCACATTGCCGTGGACATCCTGTTTCGCCGGTTTTCAAACCGGACGGTGGGGATTCTCAGCAGCCTGAATAACATCATCTGCGCCCTGTTCTTCGGGTGCGTCTCCTGGCAGCTTGCCCAAAAGGGAACCACGCTGATGCAGACCGGCGAAACCACCGAAACCCTCAGAATCATATATTATCCCTTCACCTACGGCGTGGCCCTGGGGTGCGCGTTTCTGACGCTGATCTTTGTGGCGGACCTGATACGGACCCTGAGCCGTAAAAAGGAGGTCCGGCAATGA
- a CDS encoding class I SAM-dependent methyltransferase, whose translation MNFSTFFSKQARKPSGIFGLFVMSRIFDKGNAELNAFMKALLSPVEKDHILEIGFGTGKLIHDMAGVTTRGLVEGVDFSDAMVSIAQRRNRKHIASGRVKLRQGSFEEMPCDDHRFDKICTANTLYFWPNPGDTLKKILRILKPGGKFVMGFGDKAQLEQKSLSSDVFRLYSQDDVRRLLIDAGFRGGVEILSEPGTEFILNCAVAVK comes from the coding sequence ATGAATTTTTCAACATTTTTTTCAAAACAGGCCAGAAAGCCATCCGGAATATTCGGCCTGTTTGTTATGTCCCGCATCTTTGACAAGGGCAACGCCGAGCTCAATGCGTTTATGAAGGCGTTATTGTCCCCGGTAGAAAAGGATCATATCCTGGAGATCGGCTTTGGGACCGGAAAGCTGATTCATGATATGGCCGGGGTTACAACCCGGGGGCTTGTCGAAGGCGTTGACTTTTCGGACGCTATGGTTTCCATCGCGCAAAGGCGGAACAGGAAACATATCGCAAGCGGCAGAGTGAAACTGCGGCAGGGCAGCTTTGAGGAAATGCCCTGTGACGATCATCGTTTTGATAAAATATGCACGGCAAATACGCTCTATTTCTGGCCGAATCCGGGGGATACGCTTAAAAAAATTCTGAGAATCCTGAAGCCCGGCGGAAAGTTTGTGATGGGCTTCGGCGACAAGGCGCAGTTGGAACAGAAATCCCTGAGTTCGGACGTATTTCGTCTCTACTCTCAGGATGATGTCCGGCGTCTTCTGATCGACGCCGGTTTCAGGGGCGGCGTTGAGATATTGTCAGAACCGGGAACAGAATTCATTTTGAATTGTGCCGTTGCCGTGAAATAA
- a CDS encoding restriction endonuclease: MSDMKNDVNEKRRTPEEELESAYQNIRNDLANDLLQQIKENPPSLFEKIVVELLVNMGYGGSRKDAGKAIGKTRDEGIDGIIKEDRLGLDIIYIQAKRWDNTVGRPEIQKFAGALQGQRAKKGVFITTSTFSKDAYEYVTKIDSKIVLIDGEQLSQYMIDYNIGVATVSNYEIKKIDSDYFIES; the protein is encoded by the coding sequence ATGAGCGACATGAAAAATGATGTTAATGAAAAAAGGAGAACGCCTGAAGAAGAGCTTGAAAGCGCCTATCAAAATATCAGAAACGATCTTGCCAATGATTTACTTCAGCAAATAAAAGAAAATCCTCCGAGTCTCTTTGAAAAAATTGTAGTGGAATTGCTTGTCAACATGGGCTACGGCGGCAGCAGAAAGGATGCCGGAAAAGCAATCGGTAAAACCAGGGACGAAGGTATTGACGGGATTATAAAAGAAGACAGGCTCGGATTGGACATCATCTATATTCAGGCGAAGCGATGGGATAATACTGTTGGCAGGCCTGAGATTCAGAAATTTGCAGGCGCGCTTCAGGGACAACGGGCGAAAAAAGGGGTTTTTATAACAACATCAACATTTTCAAAAGATGCTTATGAATATGTCACCAAAATTGATTCTAAAATTGTATTAATTGACGGAGAACAGCTTTCACAGTACATGATTGATTACAATATAGGCGTAGCAACAGTCTCAAATTATGAAATAAAGAAAATTGATTCTGACTATTTTATAGAATCGTAA
- a CDS encoding IS1096 element passenger TnpR family protein, translating to MMKVYQLRVSIIGLARVYRIIEASEDCTLDDLHDEIFDAFDRFDPHLYSFFITRKDTDSFRAIYDAPEFTHPDNTEPFMGEAAKDSAAETRIGDIGLKEKEVFHYLFDFGDDWWHRIRVQSVKEVKAPKEVIRITKSVGNSPPQYPDYEDEEFDEEDE from the coding sequence ATGATGAAGGTTTATCAGCTCAGAGTTTCCATAATAGGACTGGCCAGGGTGTACAGAATCATTGAAGCATCCGAAGATTGTACCCTTGATGATCTGCATGATGAAATTTTTGACGCATTTGACCGGTTTGACCCGCATTTGTATTCCTTTTTCATCACCCGGAAAGACACAGACAGCTTTCGTGCGATATATGACGCACCTGAATTTACACACCCGGATAACACCGAACCCTTCATGGGAGAGGCCGCAAAGGATTCCGCAGCCGAGACCCGCATCGGCGATATCGGCCTGAAGGAAAAGGAGGTCTTTCACTATCTGTTTGATTTCGGTGATGACTGGTGGCATCGCATCCGGGTGCAGTCCGTCAAAGAGGTAAAGGCCCCGAAAGAGGTGATCAGAATCACCAAATCGGTCGGAAACTCGCCGCCGCAATACCCGGACTATGAAGATGAAGAATTTGACGAAGAAGATGAATAG
- a CDS encoding TRAP transporter substrate-binding protein: MKKRNLSRIFMCTAMALALVFSALCIPGPVAAKTVQLNYANFPPAPTFPCVQMERWKKEVEKRTNGQVRINTFPGGTLLGAKNMMDGVISGQADIGCLCMAYQPGRFMLTNATSLPLGIPSAKVGSLVLWDLYNKYQPKSFAKVKVLTMFTTAPANIMSEKPVKTLVDLRGMDLRASGGAAQILSAWGANQVGMPMSATPEALQKGVVQGLFSSLEVMKDLKFAEICKHVTMTDTVIYPFAVVMNMDRWNALPDDVKKVMTELGEEQAMWTGEYMDSHVTESVEWSKTTHQVEIITLSDAEKAKWNALLQPITDKWVGEAKAKGLPAAAIVEDIKAFTQKRAQ; this comes from the coding sequence ATGAAAAAAAGGAATTTGTCCCGGATTTTTATGTGTACGGCAATGGCCCTGGCGCTCGTGTTCTCAGCACTTTGCATCCCCGGACCGGTTGCCGCCAAAACGGTTCAGCTCAACTACGCCAACTTCCCCCCGGCCCCCACATTCCCATGCGTTCAGATGGAGCGGTGGAAAAAAGAGGTGGAAAAGCGGACCAACGGGCAGGTGCGGATCAACACCTTTCCGGGCGGCACCCTGCTGGGCGCAAAGAACATGATGGACGGCGTCATCTCCGGGCAGGCCGACATCGGCTGCCTCTGCATGGCCTATCAGCCGGGCCGCTTTATGCTGACCAACGCCACCAGCCTGCCCCTGGGCATTCCCAGCGCCAAAGTGGGCAGTCTGGTTCTCTGGGATCTGTACAACAAATATCAGCCCAAGTCCTTTGCCAAGGTCAAAGTGCTGACCATGTTCACCACCGCACCGGCCAACATCATGTCTGAAAAACCGGTGAAAACCCTGGTCGATCTCAGGGGGATGGATCTGAGAGCCTCGGGCGGGGCCGCCCAGATCCTCAGCGCCTGGGGCGCGAACCAGGTGGGGATGCCCATGTCGGCCACGCCCGAAGCCCTGCAAAAGGGCGTGGTGCAGGGACTCTTCTCCTCCCTGGAGGTGATGAAAGACCTGAAGTTCGCCGAGATCTGCAAGCATGTCACCATGACCGACACCGTGATCTATCCCTTTGCCGTGGTCATGAATATGGACCGGTGGAACGCCCTGCCGGATGATGTGAAAAAGGTGATGACGGAACTGGGCGAAGAACAGGCCATGTGGACCGGTGAATACATGGACAGCCACGTCACCGAGTCTGTGGAATGGTCAAAGACCACCCATCAGGTGGAGATCATCACCCTGTCGGATGCGGAAAAGGCTAAATGGAACGCCCTGCTTCAGCCCATCACCGACAAATGGGTGGGGGAGGCCAAAGCCAAAGGGCTGCCTGCCGCCGCGATTGTGGAAGACATCAAAGCGTTTACCCAGAAACGCGCCCAATAA
- a CDS encoding TRAP transporter large permease gives MSLAMVGITGILLLLLILFFLGMPVGFAMGIVGFCGFSYVISLQAGLNMIGSVFWDTFSKYGLTVIPLFIFMGQIAFYSGVNEKLYNAAYRWVGQIRGGIAMATVMACSAFSAICGSNAATAATMSTVALPQMKKFNYNDKLSTGAVACGSTLGVVIPPSVVLIVIGLSTEQSIARLFYGGIGAGILLALLLTLTVYGVCCIHPDWGPVAPKTTLKEKFRSLSGATEMLILFLLVMSGLWFGFFTPAEAGAAGSFFAVLISLVQKRLTWKGFIASVNDTLRISCMVITIVAGAIIFGRFLTITRIPFDIAGWVVALPVPKVVILAIIFAIYAIGGAFMDALALLLITIPIFFPVAMKLGYDPLWFSVTITVVTTLGAVTPPVGATTYVVGGMAEGVRLEEVFKGVAFFMPAYILCVILLMLFPEIVTFLPGCFR, from the coding sequence ATGAGTCTTGCAATGGTCGGCATTACGGGGATTCTCCTCCTCCTCCTGATTCTCTTTTTCCTGGGAATGCCCGTGGGGTTTGCCATGGGCATTGTGGGATTTTGCGGATTCTCCTATGTGATTTCCCTTCAGGCCGGGCTGAACATGATCGGCTCCGTCTTCTGGGACACCTTTTCCAAATACGGGCTGACGGTGATCCCCCTCTTCATTTTCATGGGCCAGATCGCCTTTTATTCCGGCGTCAACGAAAAGCTCTACAACGCGGCCTACCGGTGGGTGGGGCAGATTCGCGGGGGCATTGCCATGGCAACGGTCATGGCCTGCTCGGCCTTTTCCGCCATCTGCGGCTCCAACGCGGCCACGGCAGCCACCATGAGTACGGTGGCCCTGCCCCAGATGAAAAAATTCAACTACAACGACAAGCTCAGCACGGGCGCGGTGGCCTGCGGCTCCACACTGGGGGTTGTGATTCCGCCCAGCGTGGTGCTGATCGTCATCGGCCTCTCCACGGAACAGTCCATTGCCCGGCTTTTCTACGGCGGGATCGGGGCGGGAATTCTGCTGGCACTGCTGCTCACCCTCACCGTTTACGGGGTGTGCTGCATTCACCCGGACTGGGGACCGGTGGCACCGAAGACCACTTTGAAGGAGAAATTCCGATCCCTGTCCGGGGCCACGGAGATGCTCATTCTGTTTCTGCTGGTGATGTCGGGACTCTGGTTCGGTTTTTTCACGCCGGCCGAGGCCGGGGCGGCAGGCTCCTTTTTCGCGGTGCTCATCAGTCTGGTACAGAAGCGGCTGACCTGGAAGGGGTTCATTGCGTCGGTGAACGATACGCTCCGCATCTCCTGCATGGTGATCACCATCGTGGCCGGGGCCATTATTTTCGGACGGTTCCTGACCATCACCCGGATTCCCTTTGACATCGCCGGATGGGTGGTGGCGCTGCCCGTGCCCAAGGTGGTGATTCTGGCGATTATCTTTGCGATTTACGCCATCGGCGGCGCGTTCATGGATGCGCTGGCGCTGTTGCTGATCACCATTCCCATCTTTTTTCCCGTGGCGATGAAGCTGGGATATGATCCGCTCTGGTTCAGCGTCACCATCACCGTTGTCACGACGCTGGGAGCCGTGACCCCGCCCGTGGGCGCGACGACCTATGTGGTGGGCGGCATGGCCGAAGGGGTGCGGCTGGAAGAGGTGTTCAAAGGGGTGGCGTTTTTTATGCCCGCTTACATTCTCTGCGTGATCCTGCTCATGCTGTTCCCGGAGATCGTGACGTTTCTGCCCGGCTGTTTCCGGTAA
- the iorA gene encoding indolepyruvate ferredoxin oxidoreductase subunit alpha produces the protein MDTRQLTLGNEAIARGLLENGCAVATSYPGTPASEILASVAALQRKYGLTLHTQWAVNEKIAFEIAYAAAISGLRASVSMKQVGLNVASDPLMSAAYMGTKGGFVVVSADDPGPHSSQTEQDSRLMAMMAKIPVLDPDSPAQAREMTALAYELSEAFNIPVMLRPTTRVCHSRQDIDAKEILPRPSVPDFEKDPTRWAATPKFRYQLHKELEEKLAQIAAYEQTAPIRLNPDAGGGKAIVVSGVAAAHAKDILRDLGLWADMPLWQVRQPWPLHTDFTAHLLADYDEILVIEETVGVIEMQLADRNKVRGKQDHTVPRVGELHPETVQEIIARFAGVPFEKTELPAVPGRRPTLCAGCPHRASFYAIRKAAPKGIYTSDIGCYTLGLNLGAVDTVLCMGAAISQGAGFYHAYKHQEKRPDVVATMGDSTFFHAGIPALIDTVVQKVKFVLVILDNRTTAMTGSQPTPTTGLGATGEPLNTVDIEALVRGCGVEYCKTGNPYDIKEFITLMREAVAYSREHGPAVVISRYPCLLDRRQKENQAPPVTVAVNDDCDGCGYCIKHFECPALVMDEAAEKVHVDAMLCSGCGVCVHVCPKHCIEEVKPA, from the coding sequence GTGGATACGCGACAACTGACCCTGGGCAACGAAGCCATCGCGCGGGGCCTCCTGGAAAACGGCTGTGCCGTTGCCACCTCATACCCTGGCACACCCGCTTCGGAGATTCTCGCTTCTGTGGCCGCCCTTCAGCGGAAATACGGCCTCACCCTGCACACCCAGTGGGCCGTCAACGAAAAGATCGCCTTTGAAATCGCCTATGCGGCCGCCATCAGCGGGCTGCGGGCGTCGGTGAGCATGAAACAGGTGGGGCTGAACGTGGCCTCGGACCCGCTGATGAGCGCGGCCTACATGGGTACCAAGGGCGGGTTTGTCGTCGTCAGCGCGGACGACCCCGGCCCCCACTCTTCCCAGACCGAGCAGGACAGCCGGCTCATGGCCATGATGGCCAAGATTCCCGTGCTGGACCCGGACTCACCGGCCCAGGCCAGGGAGATGACGGCTCTGGCTTACGAATTGTCCGAGGCCTTTAACATCCCGGTCATGCTCCGGCCCACCACGCGGGTGTGTCACAGTCGGCAGGATATTGATGCAAAAGAGATCCTGCCGCGCCCGTCTGTCCCCGATTTTGAAAAAGACCCCACGCGCTGGGCCGCCACCCCGAAATTCCGGTATCAGTTGCACAAAGAGCTGGAGGAGAAGCTGGCACAGATCGCGGCATATGAACAGACCGCGCCGATCCGGCTCAATCCCGACGCCGGGGGCGGAAAGGCCATTGTGGTCTCCGGTGTCGCGGCCGCCCACGCAAAGGATATCCTGCGCGATCTGGGGCTCTGGGCCGATATGCCGCTCTGGCAGGTGCGCCAGCCCTGGCCCCTGCACACGGATTTCACGGCCCATCTGCTGGCAGACTACGATGAAATCCTGGTGATTGAGGAGACCGTGGGCGTGATTGAGATGCAGCTTGCCGACCGGAACAAGGTTCGGGGCAAACAGGATCACACCGTGCCACGGGTCGGGGAGCTGCACCCGGAGACGGTGCAGGAGATTATCGCCAGATTTGCGGGCGTACCATTTGAAAAAACGGAGCTGCCCGCCGTCCCCGGCAGGCGCCCCACCCTCTGTGCCGGGTGTCCCCACCGGGCCAGCTTTTACGCTATCAGAAAGGCCGCGCCCAAGGGGATTTATACCAGCGACATCGGTTGCTACACGCTGGGGCTGAATCTGGGCGCGGTGGACACGGTACTCTGCATGGGCGCGGCCATCAGTCAGGGGGCCGGGTTTTATCATGCCTACAAACATCAGGAGAAGCGGCCCGACGTGGTGGCGACCATGGGCGACTCCACCTTTTTCCACGCCGGGATTCCGGCCCTGATCGACACGGTGGTGCAGAAGGTGAAATTCGTGCTGGTGATCCTGGACAACCGGACCACGGCCATGACCGGCAGTCAGCCCACGCCCACCACCGGTCTGGGCGCGACCGGCGAGCCGCTCAACACCGTGGATATCGAAGCGCTGGTCAGGGGCTGCGGGGTTGAATACTGTAAGACCGGCAACCCCTATGATATCAAAGAGTTTATCACCCTGATGAGGGAGGCGGTTGCGTACAGCCGGGAACACGGTCCTGCCGTGGTGATCTCGCGCTACCCCTGCCTGCTCGACCGGCGGCAGAAAGAGAATCAGGCTCCGCCCGTAACGGTTGCGGTCAATGACGACTGCGACGGGTGCGGCTATTGCATCAAACATTTTGAGTGCCCGGCCCTGGTCATGGACGAGGCCGCAGAAAAGGTTCATGTGGACGCCATGCTGTGCAGCGGCTGCGGGGTCTGCGTCCATGTCTGTCCCAAACATTGCATAGAGGAGGTGAAGCCCGCATGA
- a CDS encoding cobalamin biosynthesis protein CbiA, with product MEITLNGIVVIVGNYGSGKTEVAVNLAVAKRQAGVEVRLADLDLVNPYFRTREARQILAQQGIDVVLPDEKYMHADLPILTPAIGGMLRAPSELTLLDAGGDDVGVTVLAALADALKGKAVRMIQVVNPFRPFTETIEGCLKIRREIEAAARLPVSGIIGNANLIDETTTDTIYTGYDFVRRLADTTGLPLECITVATGLLPEIDRKRFSCPILPISRQLVPPWKRAVRIGPRSLNL from the coding sequence TTGGAAATAACTCTGAACGGAATCGTTGTAATTGTCGGCAACTACGGCAGCGGAAAAACCGAAGTGGCCGTAAACCTGGCTGTGGCAAAACGGCAGGCGGGTGTCGAAGTCCGTCTGGCAGACCTGGACTTGGTGAACCCCTATTTCAGAACCCGCGAAGCAAGACAGATCCTTGCTCAGCAGGGAATTGACGTGGTCCTGCCGGATGAGAAATACATGCACGCCGACCTCCCCATCCTCACCCCGGCCATCGGCGGAATGCTCCGTGCGCCCAGCGAACTGACCCTCCTCGATGCAGGCGGGGACGATGTGGGCGTCACCGTGCTTGCGGCCCTGGCCGACGCGCTGAAAGGGAAGGCGGTCCGCATGATTCAGGTGGTCAACCCCTTCCGGCCCTTTACAGAAACCATAGAGGGCTGTCTGAAAATACGCCGGGAGATCGAGGCCGCAGCCCGGCTGCCGGTCAGCGGCATCATCGGCAACGCCAACCTGATTGACGAGACAACGACGGACACCATCTACACCGGCTACGACTTTGTCAGGCGGCTGGCCGATACCACCGGACTGCCCCTTGAGTGCATCACCGTCGCCACCGGCCTGTTGCCGGAAATTGACCGGAAACGCTTTTCCTGTCCGATTCTGCCCATCAGCCGGCAGCTGGTTCCCCCCTGGAAAAGGGCGGTCCGCATCGGCCCCCGCAGTCTCAACCTGTAG
- a CDS encoding VOC family protein, whose translation MKPRINIITLGVEDLKASVKFYEEGLGLPRMPYDGDIAFFQLSGTWLGLYPRTSLAEDAQVSPIGEGFRGVTLAHNVAGKSEVDEVMAEAEKAGAIIQKPAQDVFWGGYSGYFSDPDGHLWEVAWNPQFWPGPKDE comes from the coding sequence ATGAAGCCAAGGATCAATATCATTACGCTCGGAGTGGAAGACCTGAAAGCATCAGTTAAATTCTATGAGGAAGGGCTTGGCCTCCCCCGTATGCCTTATGACGGGGATATCGCATTTTTTCAGCTTTCAGGAACGTGGCTGGGCCTTTATCCCCGGACCTCGCTTGCGGAAGACGCGCAAGTGTCACCCATCGGAGAAGGATTTCGCGGCGTCACTCTGGCCCATAATGTGGCAGGCAAATCCGAAGTGGACGAGGTCATGGCCGAAGCCGAGAAAGCCGGGGCCATTATACAAAAACCGGCTCAGGATGTATTCTGGGGCGGTTATTCGGGCTATTTTTCAGACCCGGACGGGCATCTCTGGGAAGTCGCATGGAACCCTCAGTTCTGGCCCGGCCCGAAAGACGAATGA
- a CDS encoding DUF2726 domain-containing protein: MNRIAIEAILVVIAAIAVVMILGRKRKPVIDDSYQAKRKKGNAADYPYLIEEDDGAAAFLSQEKKNNYPYRKKNALFTPAERSFLGVLTQTVGENARIFGKVRVADVVTPKKGVSRSDWQKAFNKISAKHFDFLLCDKNDLSVLCAVELDDRSHQSESRQTRDAFLNGACSAAGVPLVHVPARRTYTVSEIRELVAPHCCVSSALKRKPAPPAPGMDASEKICPKCASVMVRRVARKGPSAGKAFWACSAFPKCRHTEAAKE, translated from the coding sequence ATGAACCGGATTGCAATTGAGGCAATTCTTGTCGTGATCGCGGCAATTGCCGTGGTGATGATATTGGGGCGAAAGAGAAAGCCTGTTATTGATGATTCATATCAGGCAAAGCGAAAGAAGGGCAATGCCGCCGATTATCCATATCTGATAGAAGAGGACGATGGTGCTGCGGCATTTTTATCTCAGGAGAAGAAAAACAACTACCCCTATCGCAAAAAGAACGCCCTGTTTACGCCTGCGGAGCGCTCATTTCTGGGTGTGCTCACTCAGACCGTCGGGGAAAACGCGCGGATATTCGGAAAAGTCCGGGTTGCGGATGTGGTTACCCCGAAAAAGGGCGTGTCGCGCAGTGACTGGCAAAAGGCTTTCAACAAAATCTCCGCCAAACACTTTGACTTCCTGCTGTGTGACAAAAATGATCTCTCCGTCCTCTGCGCCGTGGAACTTGACGACAGATCGCATCAGTCCGAAAGCAGGCAAACAAGAGATGCCTTTCTTAACGGCGCGTGCAGCGCAGCCGGTGTCCCGCTGGTTCATGTCCCTGCCCGGCGGACATACACCGTCAGCGAGATCAGGGAACTGGTCGCGCCCCATTGCTGCGTTTCATCCGCATTGAAGCGGAAACCCGCTCCGCCCGCGCCGGGAATGGACGCATCTGAAAAAATATGCCCGAAATGCGCGTCAGTCATGGTCCGGCGCGTCGCCCGAAAAGGCCCCAGCGCCGGAAAAGCCTTCTGGGCATGCAGCGCATTCCCCAAATGCAGGCACACTGAGGCCGCAAAGGAATGA